One stretch of Microbacterium terrae DNA includes these proteins:
- a CDS encoding Gfo/Idh/MocA family protein has product MRDVVIVGAGGMGRAWAGAIQSRDDARVVGVVDIVDGAAERMIADRGLSAVAHRSIDSALAAPVDLVVNATIPEAHYDVSAAALRAGVPVLSEKPVVPTVEEALRLAALSDLTGTPLSTSQSRSFSAGMSAFAAAVDEVGGTQQLSAQFFEGPRFGGFRDEMPHPLLVDMAIHTLDAARLLIGSRPESVYCEEFNPDWSWYEGDASAIAVFSFAGGARFTYDGSWCADGARTSWNGLWRAGGPHGAVSWDGETVVERHVRDEDARPLALPEGELEALDATLEQFLREVDGGPASWGGVRTNVWTLAMVEGAVLSAGSGRRVSMAEVFRAAHAAALRAADPDVREVLESWPDPWPPAR; this is encoded by the coding sequence GTGAGAGACGTCGTGATCGTCGGCGCCGGGGGAATGGGGCGCGCGTGGGCCGGGGCCATCCAGTCCCGCGATGACGCCCGCGTGGTCGGTGTCGTCGATATCGTCGACGGTGCAGCTGAGCGGATGATCGCCGACCGCGGGTTGAGCGCTGTCGCACATCGCAGCATCGACTCCGCTCTCGCGGCCCCGGTGGACCTGGTCGTCAACGCCACGATTCCGGAGGCGCACTACGACGTCAGCGCCGCTGCCCTGCGCGCCGGGGTGCCGGTGCTCTCCGAGAAGCCGGTGGTGCCCACCGTCGAAGAGGCGCTGCGGCTGGCGGCTCTGTCGGACCTCACCGGCACACCGCTCTCGACGAGTCAGTCGCGATCGTTCAGCGCCGGAATGTCGGCATTCGCCGCAGCGGTCGACGAGGTGGGCGGCACCCAGCAGCTGAGCGCCCAGTTCTTCGAAGGTCCGCGGTTCGGCGGATTCCGTGACGAGATGCCGCATCCGCTGCTGGTGGACATGGCCATCCACACGCTCGACGCCGCTCGCCTGCTGATCGGCTCGCGGCCTGAGTCGGTCTACTGCGAGGAGTTCAACCCCGACTGGAGCTGGTACGAGGGAGACGCCTCGGCGATCGCCGTGTTCTCGTTCGCCGGGGGAGCGCGATTCACCTACGACGGCAGTTGGTGCGCCGATGGGGCTCGCACGTCGTGGAACGGCCTGTGGCGGGCGGGTGGCCCGCACGGCGCCGTGTCGTGGGACGGCGAGACGGTCGTCGAGCGGCACGTACGCGATGAGGATGCCCGTCCCCTCGCGCTGCCCGAGGGTGAGCTCGAGGCGCTCGACGCGACGCTCGAGCAGTTCCTCCGCGAGGTCGACGGCGGCCCTGCCTCATGGGGTGGTGTGCGCACGAACGTGTGGACGCTCGCGATGGTCGAAGGGGCGGTGCTGTCGGCCGGGTCGGGGCGACGCGTCTCGATGGCCGAGGTCTTCCGCGCGGCGCACGCTGCAGCGCTCCGCGCGGCCGACCCCGACGTGCGTGAGGTGCTCGAGAGCTGGCCAGACCCCTGGCCGCCGGCGCGCTGA
- a CDS encoding substrate-binding domain-containing protein: protein MDPASSPFGISRREHILDELRRTGAVRVADLARTLGVAELTIRRDIGQLADRGLLTRVHGGATLRSRLDTTVPLETTAAPTRFRVGMVTPSLTYYWPHIIVGARAAATELGVQLVLRGASYSVADQRRQIGSLVDSGTLHGLLVAPETLGADGRALLHWLESLPIPVVLVERRAPSALALTRLEWVTTDHVFGGSLAADHLASVGHRRVGIVTSAGSPTSLPLRRGWDRAVTELGLECLVDLDIPLEVMEGPSRDAEIARLLERCRATGTTAVLVHSDPEAVRIQQYARDTGWSVPADLAILAYDDEVAENAEPPITALRPSKQHVGRLAVETIVGRLTEGARRPIQRTLVLPTLHLRESTVRIT from the coding sequence ATGGACCCCGCATCGTCGCCGTTCGGAATCTCACGCCGTGAGCACATCCTCGATGAGCTCCGTCGCACCGGAGCCGTTCGCGTGGCGGACCTGGCGCGCACGCTCGGCGTCGCCGAGCTGACGATTCGTCGCGACATCGGTCAGCTGGCCGATCGTGGCCTGCTCACCCGCGTACACGGCGGCGCCACTCTGCGCAGCCGCCTCGACACGACGGTTCCCCTCGAGACGACGGCGGCCCCGACCCGGTTCCGCGTCGGCATGGTCACCCCGTCGCTCACCTACTACTGGCCGCACATCATCGTGGGCGCCCGCGCGGCGGCGACCGAACTCGGCGTTCAGCTCGTGCTGCGCGGCGCCAGTTACTCCGTGGCCGACCAGCGACGACAGATCGGCTCGCTCGTCGATTCCGGAACCCTCCACGGGCTGCTCGTCGCACCGGAGACCCTGGGCGCCGATGGGCGAGCGCTCCTGCACTGGCTCGAGTCGCTGCCGATCCCCGTGGTGCTGGTCGAGCGCCGCGCCCCCTCAGCGCTGGCCCTCACCCGCCTCGAGTGGGTGACGACCGACCACGTCTTCGGCGGGTCGCTCGCCGCTGATCACCTGGCATCCGTCGGCCACCGCCGCGTCGGGATCGTCACCTCCGCCGGCTCCCCGACGTCTCTGCCGCTGCGTCGGGGCTGGGATCGCGCGGTCACCGAGCTCGGCCTGGAGTGTCTGGTCGACCTCGACATCCCGCTCGAGGTCATGGAGGGACCCTCGCGTGACGCCGAGATCGCCAGACTGCTCGAGCGTTGCCGCGCGACCGGCACGACGGCGGTGCTCGTCCATTCCGACCCGGAGGCGGTTCGCATCCAGCAGTACGCCCGCGACACCGGGTGGTCGGTCCCCGCCGATCTCGCGATCCTCGCCTACGACGACGAGGTGGCCGAGAACGCCGAGCCGCCGATCACCGCGCTGCGCCCCTCGAAGCAGCACGTCGGCCGACTCGCCGTCGAGACCATCGTGGGACGACTCACCGAGGGCGCGCGACGGCCGATTCAGCGCACCCTCGTGCTGCCGACCCTGCATCTGCGCGAGTCCACGGTGCGGATCACCTAG
- a CDS encoding LamG-like jellyroll fold domain-containing protein: MDGSKTTRRGLPRMLAAVAGVAAVIAATLVTPTAAVATPPGAIAHYPLNSTTKLADLDGAHAFTSNAVVNPTWTADYLDLTASGSYLADNAFAGFTLSGESAATFAVDVFLPVSATGTANSTLVTYGSNPTTANISVRPFHTADTAAVTITSGGTTSVVATFPALRKGVWQNIAISFASGSEVAVFVDGDEVARAATTRTLAAIGNGVFRLNRNATVFTNVASRYRDLLVYDRALTPAEATDLAAANAQFAVDQVAAGLAADGVVYEDLDLPAVPGMTWSTSDADVVTADGIVTRPSTEAGDAQVTLTVSHDRAGSTWSASREFTVPAIEVYDGVPVGETWYDTAGDSIQAHGGGFLEHDGVYYWAGEDKSHDNASFNGVNLYRSDDLLNWTFVDQILSPDAAGLDCGTKGDATCKVERPKLIYNESNDTFVLYGHWEVRESYGPSQLVAAVSSTGIDGEYTVLWHERPGTTAASTANTVLGANGYLSRDFTAYVAPDGTGYIISAQGSGDTRIYPLSADYTKLDIDASYPITGHHREAPAITYIDGFYYLFTSAQSGWYANQTVYVYTDDLTQDVWSDQIPVGNNTSFKSQPTNIMSIGDESTGQGYVYMGDRWTPEKLGGSTYVWLPIDLGDTRADGSRELDFTYMTDWSFDAASGEIVRPDVVSVSAGKTASSTGGGSASPAYGTAAPTVAANVANDGIAYNLATQGSDTHFFSPTLNVAQSVAGGGILYDWQVDLGGAYDLDRADIAWRNYNGSEPYSQYLLYGSVDGAEWTVLKDNSANRTVGFTSDDVDGRYRHVRLEVLRVFNAHNGNSATWASGLVEVDIVAHPDTAKPVATLVTPATAGPFPTVQIQVDATDDVGLKRIVANIYQGKTLVKSTQTPMAGALAGSHSATVTLPDGSYTVRYNAEDLAGHIAATGNVAVTVDATRPTATVKEGGSFTVGGDGSYDLVSFKLYDAGKIDKVSINGVAKDLSDNAWSDVNFVKPGVFGAVSGENTLVVHDVAGNTQTVVFTLR, from the coding sequence GTGGACGGGTCGAAGACGACGAGAAGAGGACTTCCGCGGATGCTGGCGGCCGTCGCCGGCGTCGCTGCGGTGATCGCGGCGACATTGGTGACGCCGACGGCTGCGGTTGCCACGCCCCCAGGCGCGATCGCGCACTATCCGCTGAACTCGACGACGAAGCTGGCCGATCTCGACGGTGCACATGCGTTCACGTCGAATGCGGTGGTGAACCCCACCTGGACGGCCGACTATCTCGATCTGACCGCATCCGGCAGCTATCTCGCCGACAACGCCTTCGCGGGCTTCACGCTCTCGGGCGAATCCGCGGCGACATTCGCAGTGGACGTCTTCCTGCCGGTGTCTGCCACCGGCACCGCGAACTCGACGCTCGTGACGTACGGCTCGAACCCCACGACTGCGAACATCTCGGTGCGCCCGTTCCACACGGCCGACACCGCCGCGGTCACCATCACGAGCGGCGGCACGACCTCGGTGGTCGCGACCTTCCCCGCGCTCCGGAAGGGCGTGTGGCAGAACATCGCGATCTCGTTCGCCTCGGGCTCGGAGGTCGCCGTCTTCGTCGACGGCGACGAGGTCGCACGCGCAGCGACCACGCGAACGCTCGCCGCGATCGGCAACGGCGTGTTCCGGCTCAACCGCAACGCGACCGTGTTCACCAACGTCGCGTCGCGGTACCGCGACCTGCTCGTCTACGACCGGGCGCTCACCCCGGCCGAAGCGACCGATCTCGCGGCGGCGAACGCCCAGTTCGCGGTGGATCAGGTGGCCGCCGGTCTCGCTGCCGACGGCGTCGTGTACGAGGACCTCGATCTGCCGGCGGTTCCCGGCATGACCTGGTCGACCAGCGACGCCGACGTCGTCACCGCTGATGGAATCGTCACCCGGCCCTCGACCGAGGCGGGCGACGCCCAGGTCACGCTCACCGTCAGCCACGACCGGGCGGGCTCCACCTGGAGTGCGTCGCGAGAGTTCACGGTTCCTGCCATCGAGGTATACGACGGCGTTCCCGTCGGCGAGACCTGGTACGACACCGCAGGCGATTCGATCCAGGCTCACGGAGGCGGCTTCCTCGAGCACGACGGCGTCTACTACTGGGCGGGCGAAGACAAGTCGCACGACAACGCGAGCTTCAACGGCGTGAACCTCTACCGCTCAGACGATCTGCTCAACTGGACCTTCGTCGACCAGATCCTCTCGCCCGACGCCGCAGGCCTCGACTGCGGGACGAAGGGCGACGCGACGTGCAAGGTCGAGCGGCCCAAGCTCATCTACAACGAATCGAACGACACGTTCGTGCTGTACGGGCACTGGGAGGTGCGCGAGTCGTACGGCCCGTCGCAGCTCGTCGCCGCAGTCAGCTCCACGGGCATCGACGGCGAGTACACGGTGCTGTGGCACGAGCGTCCGGGGACCACGGCGGCGAGCACGGCGAACACCGTGCTCGGAGCGAACGGCTATCTGTCGCGCGACTTCACCGCGTATGTCGCGCCCGACGGCACGGGGTACATCATCTCGGCGCAGGGCAGCGGCGACACCCGCATCTACCCGTTGTCCGCCGACTACACGAAGCTCGACATCGACGCGTCCTACCCGATCACGGGCCACCACCGCGAGGCGCCGGCGATCACGTACATCGACGGGTTCTACTACCTGTTCACCTCGGCGCAGTCCGGGTGGTACGCCAACCAGACCGTGTACGTCTACACCGACGATCTGACCCAGGACGTCTGGTCCGATCAGATCCCGGTCGGCAACAACACGAGCTTCAAGAGCCAGCCGACCAACATCATGTCGATCGGCGATGAATCGACCGGTCAGGGTTACGTCTACATGGGCGACCGGTGGACGCCCGAGAAGCTCGGAGGGTCGACGTACGTGTGGCTGCCGATCGACCTCGGCGACACGCGTGCGGACGGCTCGCGCGAGCTGGACTTCACCTACATGACGGACTGGTCGTTCGATGCGGCGAGCGGGGAGATCGTGCGGCCCGACGTCGTGAGCGTGTCCGCCGGAAAGACGGCGTCGTCGACCGGAGGCGGTTCGGCCTCGCCCGCGTACGGCACGGCGGCGCCCACCGTCGCGGCGAACGTCGCGAACGACGGCATCGCCTACAACCTGGCGACCCAGGGTTCGGACACGCACTTCTTCTCGCCGACGCTCAACGTCGCGCAGAGCGTCGCCGGCGGTGGCATCCTGTACGACTGGCAGGTCGATCTCGGCGGCGCATACGACCTCGACCGTGCCGACATCGCGTGGCGCAACTACAACGGCTCGGAACCGTACAGCCAGTACCTGCTGTACGGCAGCGTCGACGGCGCCGAGTGGACCGTGCTGAAGGACAACTCCGCCAACCGCACCGTCGGGTTCACCTCGGATGACGTCGACGGGCGTTACCGCCACGTGCGCCTCGAGGTGCTCCGGGTCTTCAACGCCCACAACGGCAACAGCGCGACGTGGGCATCGGGGCTCGTCGAAGTCGACATCGTCGCTCATCCCGACACGGCGAAGCCGGTCGCGACGCTCGTGACTCCGGCGACGGCGGGCCCGTTCCCGACGGTGCAGATCCAGGTGGATGCGACGGATGACGTGGGCCTCAAGCGCATCGTCGCCAACATCTACCAGGGGAAGACGCTCGTCAAGAGCACGCAGACGCCGATGGCCGGTGCGCTCGCCGGGTCGCACTCCGCCACGGTGACGCTGCCCGACGGGTCGTACACGGTGCGCTACAACGCGGAGGACCTCGCCGGTCACATCGCCGCGACCGGAAACGTCGCCGTCACCGTCGACGCGACCCGGCCCACCGCCACCGTGAAGGAGGGCGGATCGTTCACCGTCGGCGGCGACGGATCGTACGATCTGGTCAGCTTCAAGCTCTATGACGCCGGCAAGATCGACAAGGTCTCGATCAACGGCGTGGCGAAGGACCTGTCGGACAACGCGTGGTCGGACGTGAACTTCGTGAAGCCGGGTGTATTCGGCGCGGTCTCGGGAGAGAACACCCTGGTCGTGCACGACGTCGCCGGAAACACGCAGACGGTGGTCTTCACGCTGCGCTGA
- a CDS encoding PadR family transcriptional regulator: MGKQETEMLKGVLEGIVLAILAGRSAYGYEITAWLRDQGFSDIAEGTVYALLVRIEQRGLVDVEKVPSEKGPPRKVYSLNTQGREQLTEFWRTWSFLVERLEQLHHGKD; encoded by the coding sequence ATGGGCAAGCAGGAGACCGAGATGCTCAAGGGCGTTCTCGAGGGCATCGTGCTCGCGATCCTCGCCGGCCGTTCGGCATACGGCTACGAGATCACCGCGTGGCTGCGCGACCAGGGTTTCTCCGACATCGCCGAGGGCACCGTGTACGCGCTTCTCGTGCGCATCGAGCAGCGCGGGCTCGTCGACGTCGAGAAGGTCCCTTCGGAGAAGGGGCCGCCGCGAAAGGTGTATTCGCTCAACACGCAGGGCCGCGAACAGCTCACCGAGTTCTGGAGGACGTGGAGCTTCCTCGTAGAACGACTCGAACAGCTCCACCACGGAAAGGATTGA
- a CDS encoding DUF1048 domain-containing protein, which translates to MAAKWIEFLTGSLEQKKQYRQAKARLDALPEPYRTAAEAVSRYLMYNGGIVDGETMVQMYVDHADLWERAVADGTPVREIVGNDPVDFADAFAQAYGGKQWIDKERARLNKAIDDAEGQEAGA; encoded by the coding sequence ATGGCAGCGAAGTGGATCGAGTTCCTCACGGGCTCGCTCGAGCAGAAGAAGCAGTACCGGCAGGCCAAGGCGCGCCTCGACGCGCTGCCTGAGCCGTATCGCACCGCCGCGGAGGCGGTCAGCCGGTACCTCATGTACAACGGCGGCATCGTCGACGGCGAGACCATGGTGCAGATGTACGTCGACCACGCCGACCTCTGGGAGCGCGCCGTCGCCGACGGGACCCCGGTGCGCGAGATCGTCGGGAACGACCCCGTCGACTTCGCCGACGCATTCGCGCAGGCGTACGGCGGCAAGCAGTGGATCGACAAGGAGCGCGCGCGCTTGAACAAGGCGATCGACGACGCAGAAGGACAGGAGGCGGGAGCATGA
- a CDS encoding ABC transporter ATP-binding protein: MTTLEETAIRVTGIEKSFTDLHVLRGVDLDVQRGSIFALLGSNGAGKTTLVRILSTLLRADGGGATVNGFDVSTAAADVRQSISLTGQFAAVDEVLTGRENLVLVARLRHLRNPGAIADDLLRRFSLTDAGGRKSAEYSGGMRRRLDIAMSLIGDPPVVFLDEPTTGLDPEARIEVWGAVKQLAASGTTVLLTTQYLDEAEQLADRIAILHEGTIIANGTLAELKALLPPAKVEYVEKQPTLEEIFLSLVGRRADRAATSGIDRASGAQEES, translated from the coding sequence ATGACCACGCTCGAGGAGACAGCAATTCGCGTCACGGGCATCGAGAAGTCCTTCACGGACCTCCACGTGCTGCGCGGCGTCGATCTCGACGTCCAGCGGGGCAGCATCTTCGCCCTGCTCGGGTCGAACGGAGCAGGCAAGACCACCCTCGTGCGCATCCTCTCGACGCTCCTGCGCGCCGACGGCGGCGGTGCGACGGTGAACGGCTTCGACGTGTCGACGGCTGCGGCCGACGTGCGGCAGTCGATCAGCCTCACCGGCCAGTTCGCCGCCGTCGACGAGGTGCTCACCGGGCGCGAGAACCTCGTGCTGGTGGCGCGCCTGCGCCACCTCCGCAACCCCGGCGCGATCGCCGACGACCTGCTGCGCCGGTTCTCGCTGACGGATGCCGGTGGCCGCAAGTCCGCCGAGTACTCCGGAGGCATGCGGCGCCGGCTCGACATCGCGATGAGCCTCATCGGAGACCCGCCGGTGGTGTTCCTCGACGAGCCCACCACCGGGCTCGACCCCGAGGCGCGCATCGAGGTGTGGGGCGCCGTGAAGCAGCTCGCGGCCTCCGGCACCACCGTGCTGCTCACCACGCAGTACCTCGACGAGGCGGAGCAGCTCGCAGACCGCATCGCGATCCTGCACGAGGGCACGATCATCGCGAACGGCACCCTGGCGGAGCTGAAGGCCCTGCTGCCGCCGGCGAAGGTCGAGTACGTCGAGAAGCAGCCGACCCTCGAGGAGATCTTCCTCTCGCTGGTCGGCCGTCGGGCAGACCGTGCCGCCACGAGCGGCATCGACCGCGCCTCGGGCGCACAGGAGGAGTCATGA
- a CDS encoding ABC transporter permease: MTTHVLEDTTVLTGRSLRHIMRSPDTIITTAVTPVALMLLFVFVFGGAIDIGGYTGSYIDYMLPGILLITIASGIAYTAYRLFLDLQGGIFERFQSMPIARSSVLWAHVLTSLVANLVSLAIVVAVALLFGFRTGAGIGAWLAVIGILVLFTLALTWLAVIAGLSAKTVDGASAFSYPLIFLPFLSSAFVPTESMPGPVRWFAENQPVTSIVDSIRALFAGQPVGSELWIALAWCVGILVVAFGFATAIYKRRFN, translated from the coding sequence ATGACCACCCACGTCCTCGAGGACACCACCGTCCTCACCGGTCGGTCGCTGCGGCACATCATGCGCAGCCCCGACACGATCATCACCACGGCGGTCACGCCGGTGGCGCTCATGCTGCTGTTCGTCTTCGTCTTCGGCGGGGCGATCGACATCGGCGGCTACACCGGCTCGTACATCGACTACATGCTCCCGGGCATCCTGCTGATCACGATCGCGTCGGGCATCGCCTACACCGCGTACCGGCTGTTCCTCGATCTGCAGGGCGGCATCTTCGAGCGCTTCCAGTCCATGCCGATCGCTCGATCGAGCGTGCTCTGGGCGCATGTGCTCACCTCGCTCGTGGCGAACCTCGTGTCGCTCGCGATCGTCGTGGCGGTGGCTCTCCTGTTCGGGTTCCGCACCGGGGCAGGCATCGGAGCGTGGCTCGCGGTGATCGGCATCCTGGTGCTGTTCACCTTGGCGCTCACGTGGCTCGCGGTGATCGCCGGACTGTCGGCCAAGACGGTCGACGGAGCGAGCGCGTTCTCGTACCCGCTCATCTTCCTGCCGTTCCTGAGCTCGGCCTTCGTGCCGACCGAGAGCATGCCGGGCCCCGTGCGCTGGTTCGCCGAGAACCAGCCGGTCACGTCCATCGTCGACAGCATCCGGGCGCTGTTCGCAGGTCAGCCGGTCGGCTCCGAGCTGTGGATCGCGCTCGCCTGGTGCGTCGGCATCCTCGTCGTCGCGTTCGGCTTCGCCACGGCGATCTACAAGCGCCGCTTCAACTGA
- a CDS encoding heavy metal translocating P-type ATPase, which translates to MSGQHPHRPDHVDVVAEHSGHGSYAEHSGHAGHGGHAGHSGRAGHGGHVAQFRRLFWANLALAVPVVGFSGMFAMLLGYPLPDAAFVAWISPVLGTVMYVWGGRPFLTGAVAELRARTPGMMLLVALAITVAFLASWGATIGVLHHELEFWWELALLIVIMLLGHWIEMRSLAQTTSALDSLAALLPDEAERVIGGRTEVVAPDALRVGDVVLVRPGSSVAADGRIVDGRAEMDESMITGESRSVSRGVGETVVAGTVATDSALRVEVTATGDDTALAGIRRLVEQAQTSTSRAQRLADRAAGWLFWFALGAAVVTAVAWTLVGSPDDAVVRTITVLAIACPHALGLAIPLVVSIATERAARAGILVKDRLALERMRTVDAVLFDKTGTLTRGEPSVTSVVGAGAMSGPDALALAAAAEADSEHPLARAIVRAARERALAVSDATGFTSSPAVGVSARVDGVEVRVGGPRMLAEAGLTEIEHAEAWHDRGSIVLHVVRDGAVVGAVELADDVRAESGETVAALRGRGVEVVMITGDAAPVARSVAATLGIERVFAAVRPEDKAAKVAELQAEGRTVAMVGDGVNDAPALAQADVGIAIGAGTDVAIASAGVVLASSDPRSVVSAITLSQAGYRKMQQNLWWAAGYNLLAVPLAAGVLAPIGFVLPMSVGAILMSVSTVVVALNAQLLRRLDLRPDAVVPLRA; encoded by the coding sequence ATGTCCGGTCAGCACCCGCACCGTCCCGACCACGTCGATGTGGTCGCCGAGCACTCCGGTCATGGCAGCTACGCCGAGCACTCCGGTCATGCGGGACATGGCGGCCACGCCGGGCACTCCGGTCGTGCCGGGCATGGTGGCCACGTTGCGCAGTTCCGGCGCCTGTTCTGGGCGAACCTCGCGCTCGCCGTGCCGGTCGTCGGGTTCTCGGGCATGTTCGCGATGCTCCTGGGATATCCGCTGCCGGATGCCGCATTCGTCGCATGGATCTCGCCCGTGCTCGGCACGGTGATGTACGTGTGGGGCGGTCGGCCATTCCTCACCGGCGCGGTCGCAGAGCTGCGGGCGCGCACGCCTGGGATGATGCTCCTCGTCGCACTCGCGATCACGGTCGCCTTCCTCGCCTCGTGGGGTGCGACGATCGGCGTGCTGCACCATGAGCTCGAGTTCTGGTGGGAGCTCGCGCTCCTCATCGTCATCATGCTGCTCGGCCACTGGATCGAGATGCGCTCCCTCGCGCAGACCACCTCGGCGCTCGATTCGCTCGCCGCGCTGCTGCCCGATGAGGCGGAGCGGGTGATCGGCGGGCGCACCGAGGTCGTCGCGCCCGACGCGCTGCGCGTCGGCGATGTGGTGCTGGTGCGGCCCGGATCGAGCGTTGCCGCCGACGGGCGGATCGTCGACGGGCGAGCTGAGATGGACGAGTCGATGATCACCGGCGAATCGCGCTCCGTCTCGCGCGGCGTCGGCGAGACGGTCGTCGCGGGAACCGTCGCCACGGACTCCGCGCTGCGTGTCGAAGTGACCGCCACCGGCGACGACACGGCGCTCGCCGGCATCCGTCGCCTGGTCGAACAGGCGCAGACCTCGACCAGTCGCGCGCAGCGCCTGGCCGACCGCGCGGCCGGCTGGCTGTTCTGGTTCGCGCTGGGGGCCGCGGTCGTCACCGCCGTCGCCTGGACGCTCGTCGGCAGCCCCGACGACGCGGTCGTGCGTACGATCACCGTGCTCGCGATAGCCTGCCCGCACGCGCTCGGGCTCGCGATCCCCCTGGTCGTTTCGATCGCGACGGAGCGGGCCGCCCGTGCCGGGATCCTCGTCAAGGACCGCCTCGCCCTGGAGCGCATGCGCACCGTCGATGCCGTGCTCTTCGACAAGACCGGCACGCTCACCCGCGGGGAGCCGTCGGTGACCTCGGTGGTCGGTGCGGGCGCGATGTCCGGGCCCGACGCGCTCGCGCTCGCCGCGGCGGCGGAGGCCGACAGCGAGCATCCGCTCGCCCGAGCGATCGTGAGAGCGGCGCGGGAGCGTGCGCTCGCAGTCTCCGACGCGACCGGATTCACCTCGTCGCCGGCCGTGGGCGTGAGCGCGCGGGTCGACGGCGTCGAGGTCCGCGTAGGTGGACCGCGCATGCTCGCCGAGGCCGGACTCACCGAGATCGAGCATGCCGAGGCCTGGCACGATCGCGGTTCGATCGTGCTGCACGTCGTGCGCGACGGCGCGGTCGTCGGCGCGGTCGAACTGGCCGACGATGTGCGCGCCGAGTCGGGCGAGACTGTCGCCGCTCTGAGGGGGCGCGGCGTCGAAGTGGTGATGATCACGGGCGATGCCGCACCCGTCGCCCGGTCGGTCGCCGCGACGCTCGGCATCGAGCGCGTGTTCGCGGCGGTGCGTCCTGAGGACAAGGCGGCGAAGGTCGCCGAGCTGCAGGCCGAGGGGCGGACGGTCGCCATGGTGGGCGACGGAGTGAACGACGCCCCGGCGCTCGCCCAGGCCGATGTCGGCATCGCGATCGGAGCCGGCACCGACGTCGCGATCGCCTCGGCCGGGGTGGTGCTCGCCAGCTCCGACCCTCGATCGGTCGTGTCCGCGATCACGCTCTCGCAGGCCGGATACCGCAAGATGCAGCAGAACCTGTGGTGGGCTGCGGGCTACAACCTGCTGGCGGTGCCGCTCGCGGCGGGCGTCCTCGCGCCGATCGGCTTCGTGCTGCCGATGTCGGTCGGGGCGATCCTGATGTCGGTGTCGACGGTCGTGGTGGCGCTCAACGCTCAGCTGCTGCGCCGGCTCGACCTGCGCCCCGACGCGGTGGTGCCGCTGCGCGCGTAG